The DNA region CCCAAGTCGATGGCGTGCCCAGAAAGACCGCGAACTGGCATAGCTCTGGATGTCGCTGGCCAACTCGGTAGCAGCATAGTCGACATACTTATGGAAGCCTGTCAAACGTCCTCTCCGTCTCTCAAGACAGAAGATTCGAGAGTCGGTCCCGTTGGGCAGTCCTTTGCTGCCTTTATTCCTCCCAATCACCAAAAAAAGATGACAATCAATGTCTCTCAAGCCTCTTCCTCAgttccctctccttctgctGCACCTCCAtttccaacctctccacgCTGTACTTGAGCGCTTCCTTCCTCTGCGCCACCACCTTGGCCCTCAGCGCCGCTGACCCATCCAACCTGCCCGATCGTGCTGccttcaacttcttctccCGCTCTCTCTCCTGCTGACGCCTCTGTCTTTCCTGCTGGGCGGAGCTGGCACCCTCGGAAGTGTAGTGCGACAGCCTCCCGGCGTTTAGCTCGGCTCTGGCTTTGAGCGTTTCTATCCTTCTTGCTTGGCGGTCAATGTTCTTTTCGGCGCGGTCGAGAAGC from Podospora pseudopauciseta strain CBS 411.78 chromosome 6, whole genome shotgun sequence includes:
- the SPC19 gene encoding DASH complex subunit spc19 (COG:S; EggNog:ENOG503P35N) yields the protein MAYQSYQQRQPSYASCVTSLRTSLSYLQSSVSTLDAGISDFPRLTSLLKTVRHYELIPQPTLAAAEASLRDEIGPFISLLLDRAEKNIDRQARRIETLKARAELNAGRLSHYTSEGASSAQQERQRRQQEREREKKLKAARSGRLDGSAALRAKVVAQRKEALKYSVERLEMEVQQKERELRKRLERH